One genomic region from Desulfatibacillum aliphaticivorans DSM 15576 encodes:
- a CDS encoding DEAD/DEAH box helicase yields MKFADLPTETITVRVKQTNVPAKDLKEQSILGVEAHATRPGEFEVRLKESVVFVKPIKSEESNSLSRELSNGCAILAQFANPAKDESIELQIAFFSGECLEMGDIEIGVDEYVEERYSKLFSNKLSGEKIYSDLKRRCCYMYGESAYFLFYTGAAVDRDLRAEQKESTSDSDFVENDSPDNAREPTDDIENSNEEESGESPDKATRQNSFCITGDGIRFVATEKQRTDGKTIYIATRLTKPKQSQDRALRLARGKLKFVDWTQAGQIQILTKSQMSALTSDDGSYLKKWDEFVAAEGELLLDQARKVGSLDFCDMTQNRDGTVSVRITHASDSALEMLADKDVESVDLINELPDYLTNAELTFVQFTGNIEKEAEDDAFFGKRRGEQKEPSPRFDVKHYDAVTRTLTLNTEAIPNSSGNLILSLAGQIAQIKRRLFARKAILEGRAANPQLGLLIEEKGEIAPARAPSKIKPLTAFVAEKVFLNPPTDRQRDAIDVALNTPDVALIQGPPGTGKTTVIAAIIERLNELSDKAGANIKGSILLTGFQHDAVENMTDRLAINGLPVPKFGKRSGTDGDGFSRFERQLEEWCTQRARELRSKNPKLIEVKQETQIKNLCIQYLKAPTRTLALNIAQGIAKLGVSIVGEECCRRAALLAERLSLQEQLNDSTSYPLLQSVRRLRHRPESFADDGAERVTDALEDLQDVLDDDEKKLLDKASLWRPEDGEPSFLEDIAKLKKKLLYRFTSPPLFRVEKQNDEILALADDAVKKIRTAGLSVKDKRTAALAEFLAELESNPFGMIDTVADYAYAFAATCQQSVNKQMQQQKGISVKDAAQEIQKIQYEYVIVDEAARVSPPDLMVAMAQGKRIILVGDHRQLPHIIDETVARQMENEETGEDESDWLKKSMFQYFFSERLKALEENDRIQRRVTLDQQYRMHPMLGAFISRNFYERFDLSEKFGSGRPESDFVHNLSGTDNTPAIWLNVPVSKGKHQRSGTSWIRRAEATAIAHQLQAWMNSDEGKELSFGVISFYKAQAELVKKQLGKSAGDDKKLRIGTVDSFQGMEFDVVILSMVRTMPENWNSRDDSEEIQARRLFGHLCLYNRLNVSMSRQKKLLVVAGDPGLLQTQLAEDHIPGLVDFHKLCQTEGRVLPCQ; encoded by the coding sequence ATGAAATTTGCAGACCTTCCCACAGAAACAATAACTGTTCGCGTCAAACAAACAAACGTACCTGCCAAGGATTTGAAAGAGCAATCTATTCTTGGTGTTGAAGCACATGCCACCCGCCCCGGTGAGTTTGAAGTCAGATTGAAGGAATCAGTTGTCTTTGTAAAACCGATAAAGAGTGAGGAGTCAAATAGCCTCTCCCGTGAGCTATCTAACGGGTGCGCCATACTTGCACAGTTTGCGAACCCAGCTAAAGATGAAAGCATTGAATTGCAAATAGCTTTTTTCTCTGGTGAATGCTTGGAAATGGGCGACATCGAAATTGGGGTGGACGAGTACGTAGAGGAACGCTATTCCAAATTATTTTCTAATAAACTGTCTGGCGAAAAAATTTACTCAGATCTGAAGCGAAGATGCTGTTATATGTATGGCGAATCCGCCTATTTTCTCTTTTATACGGGTGCCGCTGTTGACCGAGATTTGCGAGCAGAACAAAAAGAGTCAACTTCTGATAGTGACTTTGTAGAGAATGACAGTCCTGACAATGCACGAGAGCCTACTGACGACATTGAAAATTCGAATGAAGAAGAATCTGGTGAATCGCCAGACAAAGCGACACGTCAAAATTCATTCTGCATTACTGGCGATGGGATTCGTTTTGTAGCCACAGAAAAACAACGAACCGATGGTAAAACAATCTACATCGCCACCCGCCTGACCAAGCCCAAGCAATCGCAAGACCGTGCGTTGCGGCTGGCACGAGGCAAACTCAAATTTGTAGATTGGACGCAGGCGGGGCAAATACAAATCCTCACCAAATCACAAATGTCGGCACTCACCAGTGATGATGGAAGTTACCTAAAGAAATGGGACGAGTTTGTAGCGGCTGAAGGTGAACTTTTGCTGGATCAGGCTCGTAAAGTCGGTTCATTGGATTTTTGCGATATGACGCAAAACCGCGACGGGACGGTTAGCGTTCGAATCACTCATGCTTCAGATTCGGCATTGGAGATGCTGGCAGACAAAGATGTTGAATCTGTTGATTTGATTAATGAGTTGCCAGACTATTTAACCAACGCTGAATTGACTTTTGTACAATTCACAGGAAACATCGAAAAGGAAGCAGAGGACGATGCTTTTTTTGGTAAACGAAGAGGCGAACAAAAAGAACCAAGCCCCCGATTTGATGTAAAGCATTACGATGCGGTTACTCGAACTCTTACGCTCAATACCGAAGCCATTCCTAATTCCTCTGGAAATCTTATCCTTTCCCTAGCTGGACAGATCGCACAAATCAAGCGGCGATTATTTGCCCGGAAGGCAATTCTTGAGGGGCGTGCAGCCAACCCTCAACTTGGGCTTCTAATTGAAGAAAAGGGCGAGATTGCACCAGCAAGGGCACCTTCTAAGATTAAACCACTAACTGCCTTTGTCGCTGAAAAGGTATTCCTCAATCCACCTACAGACCGACAAAGAGATGCAATTGATGTGGCGTTGAACACCCCGGATGTCGCCCTTATTCAGGGACCTCCCGGCACGGGAAAAACAACCGTCATCGCTGCGATTATTGAACGTTTGAATGAATTATCTGATAAAGCTGGAGCAAATATAAAAGGTTCAATTTTGCTGACCGGCTTTCAGCATGACGCTGTTGAGAATATGACAGATCGCCTTGCGATTAATGGATTGCCAGTTCCAAAATTCGGGAAGCGGTCAGGGACAGACGGCGATGGATTTAGTCGATTTGAAAGGCAACTTGAAGAATGGTGTACGCAGAGAGCGAGAGAACTCCGCTCAAAGAACCCGAAGTTGATAGAAGTTAAGCAGGAAACACAAATCAAAAACCTTTGTATTCAGTATCTGAAAGCACCAACAAGAACACTTGCGTTAAACATTGCACAGGGCATTGCAAAATTGGGTGTTTCCATTGTCGGAGAAGAATGCTGTCGCCGTGCCGCACTACTTGCTGAAAGATTGTCGCTGCAGGAACAGCTGAATGATAGTACATCGTATCCATTGTTGCAATCAGTCCGCCGGTTGCGCCATCGCCCTGAAAGTTTTGCTGATGACGGAGCGGAACGGGTAACCGATGCTTTGGAAGATTTGCAGGATGTTTTGGATGACGACGAGAAAAAACTACTCGATAAGGCAAGTTTATGGCGTCCTGAAGATGGCGAGCCTTCATTCTTGGAGGACATCGCCAAATTAAAAAAGAAACTTCTTTACCGTTTTACATCACCCCCGTTATTTCGTGTGGAAAAACAGAATGACGAAATTCTCGCACTGGCGGACGATGCGGTGAAGAAAATAAGAACGGCAGGGCTTTCTGTGAAGGATAAAAGAACAGCCGCACTTGCGGAATTCCTTGCGGAACTCGAAAGCAACCCTTTTGGAATGATCGATACTGTTGCTGACTATGCCTACGCTTTCGCTGCTACTTGTCAGCAAAGTGTCAACAAGCAAATGCAACAACAAAAGGGAATATCTGTCAAAGACGCTGCTCAAGAAATTCAGAAGATTCAGTATGAATATGTAATTGTTGATGAGGCGGCTCGTGTGTCGCCACCTGATTTGATGGTGGCAATGGCACAGGGGAAAAGAATCATTCTTGTTGGCGACCACCGCCAATTGCCACACATCATTGATGAAACGGTTGCTCGTCAGATGGAAAATGAAGAGACGGGAGAGGATGAGTCCGACTGGTTGAAGAAATCAATGTTTCAGTATTTTTTCTCGGAAAGGCTAAAGGCTCTTGAGGAGAATGATCGCATTCAACGGCGAGTTACACTAGATCAGCAATATCGCATGCATCCCATGCTGGGCGCTTTTATTAGCCGCAATTTCTACGAGCGATTTGATTTATCTGAAAAGTTTGGTTCAGGAAGACCCGAAAGTGATTTTGTTCACAATTTATCAGGCACGGATAATACTCCCGCCATTTGGCTGAATGTTCCCGTTAGCAAAGGCAAGCATCAACGAAGCGGAACCAGCTGGATTCGCCGAGCAGAAGCCACTGCTATTGCTCACCAGTTACAGGCATGGATGAACTCTGACGAGGGGAAGGAACTTTCCTTCGGTGTCATCTCTTTCTACAAAGCACAGGCAGAACTTGTCAAAAAACAACTTGGCAAATCGGCCGGTGACGACAAGAAGCTCCGCATTGGTACAGTCGACTCTTTTCAAGGTATGGAATTTGATGTTGTCATCCTTTCAATGGTCAGAACGATGCCAGAAAACTGGAATTCTCGCGACGACAGCGAAGAAATACAGGCACGAAGATTGTTTGGGCATTTATGTCTGTACAACCGCTTGAATGTTTCGATGAGTCGTCAGAAAAAACTGCTTGTGGTGGCTGGAGACCCGGGGCTTTTGCAAACGCAACTTGCCGAAGACCACATTCCTGGATTGGTAGATTTTCACAAGCTTTGCCAAACAGAAGGGAGGGTACTACCATGTCAATAA
- a CDS encoding protein kinase domain-containing protein, with the protein MSKDTPKVSAKPMVDDYGNVHYLGEELARGGQGVVYRTKDADLAIKQPLNASGKPDTSANLRNQFHNIRLLPLPPRIPLSLPLAILRDEPGYVMRLLNGMKPFGNFNLNGTDKKKLKESFDEKKLKLPEWLAKMPDSDSALRLYHYALTGSTRRRLFALSKCASILARLHSAGLVYGDISPNNAFIGEGNSKDVWLIDADNLRLERIKGGNSVYTPHYGAPEIVQGTNQSRPRTDCWAFSVMAFNLLTLAHPFIGKKVLQPEDDDGGWDAEPANENEPVDLDEQAYAGLLPFIDDEDDDSNPAVTCPPLPRELVATDELRRLFQETFVIGRTQPHRRPAMMFWAMELAKAYDQSLTCPQCSMSYFVKHKCCPYCQTSRPVFARAKTERWEVLIPADTSAFTLPHRLFYPFSLEHNDDTEYEAVLDFEDKTAFPVRGTKPFPDCLSFEFMETEK; encoded by the coding sequence ATGAGTAAAGACACACCTAAAGTTTCAGCAAAGCCTATGGTGGATGATTATGGAAACGTACATTATCTCGGGGAAGAATTAGCCCGTGGTGGTCAGGGGGTAGTTTATCGTACTAAAGATGCTGATCTGGCGATTAAACAACCTCTTAATGCTTCTGGAAAGCCAGACACAAGTGCCAATTTGCGTAATCAATTTCATAACATAAGGCTTTTGCCGCTTCCTCCTCGCATCCCGCTTTCATTGCCGCTTGCTATCTTGCGCGATGAGCCGGGATATGTCATGCGCCTTCTGAATGGCATGAAACCGTTTGGAAATTTTAACCTCAACGGAACTGATAAAAAAAAGTTAAAAGAGTCCTTTGATGAAAAAAAGTTAAAGCTTCCCGAATGGCTTGCGAAAATGCCGGATAGCGATTCAGCCTTGCGTTTGTACCATTATGCACTAACCGGCTCAACCCGTCGTCGACTTTTTGCACTCTCAAAATGTGCTTCGATACTTGCCCGACTTCACTCCGCTGGCTTGGTGTATGGCGATATTTCTCCGAACAATGCTTTTATCGGCGAAGGCAACTCAAAGGATGTCTGGCTGATTGATGCCGACAACCTCCGCCTTGAACGAATCAAGGGCGGGAATTCAGTTTATACGCCACACTACGGCGCACCTGAAATTGTGCAAGGAACTAATCAGTCTCGTCCACGCACAGATTGCTGGGCATTTTCGGTAATGGCTTTCAATCTGCTCACACTTGCCCACCCGTTTATTGGAAAGAAAGTGCTGCAACCAGAAGACGATGACGGCGGCTGGGATGCAGAACCAGCAAATGAAAACGAACCTGTTGATTTGGACGAACAGGCTTACGCAGGTCTGTTGCCTTTCATTGATGATGAAGATGACGACAGTAACCCTGCCGTCACCTGCCCTCCGCTACCTCGTGAATTGGTGGCAACGGATGAATTGCGTCGGTTATTCCAAGAAACATTTGTGATTGGAAGAACTCAACCGCACCGCCGCCCGGCAATGATGTTCTGGGCGATGGAATTAGCTAAGGCTTACGATCAGTCATTGACTTGCCCACAATGCTCAATGAGTTATTTTGTAAAGCATAAATGCTGCCCGTATTGTCAAACTTCTCGTCCAGTATTTGCCCGTGCCAAGACTGAACGATGGGAAGTGTTAATTCCAGCAGACACCAGCGCGTTTACATTACCGCACCGTCTTTTCTATCCGTTTTCGCTGGAACACAATGACGATACGGAATACGAAGCGGTTCTAGACTTTGAAGATAAAACTGCATTCCCTGTTCGAGGAACAAAGCCGTTTCCTGACTGCTTGTCGTTTGAATTTATGGAGACGGAAAAATGA
- a CDS encoding PP2C family serine/threonine-protein phosphatase: MVKVWKSFGATVIGPGHITTCKPNQDAWLGFHHTWGDGIVVSDGLGSKQYSDFGSHSACLAVAHAVYASSNSQIEQSALCENVKDKWLSLISPLEPKDCAATCLFAYRTNERTITLGMLGDGLVAVVKNDGSVESLSDGKTEGFSNITVALSAKVKASNWKILSLPEDECQSIILCTDGVSEDLSDTDGFVKEFCSAHRNLASVSAARNVREMLVNWPTPKHSDDKTIACLFCEEVTDE; this comes from the coding sequence ATGGTAAAAGTCTGGAAAAGTTTCGGGGCCACTGTTATAGGGCCAGGCCACATTACGACATGCAAGCCCAACCAGGACGCATGGCTTGGTTTTCATCATACATGGGGAGATGGAATTGTCGTGTCGGATGGTCTTGGCTCAAAACAGTATTCTGATTTTGGAAGTCATTCCGCCTGCCTTGCCGTAGCTCACGCGGTCTATGCTTCTTCCAACTCTCAAATTGAACAGTCGGCACTTTGCGAAAATGTTAAGGACAAGTGGCTTTCGCTTATTTCTCCGCTTGAGCCCAAAGACTGTGCTGCAACATGCCTGTTCGCATATCGAACCAACGAAAGAACAATCACCCTTGGAATGCTTGGTGATGGATTGGTTGCTGTTGTAAAAAATGATGGTTCTGTCGAATCACTTTCTGATGGCAAGACTGAAGGATTTTCAAATATCACAGTTGCACTGTCTGCGAAGGTGAAGGCAAGCAATTGGAAAATCCTGTCTTTACCAGAAGATGAATGCCAATCCATCATCCTTTGCACGGATGGTGTCTCTGAAGATTTGTCAGATACGGATGGTTTTGTAAAAGAATTTTGCTCCGCTCATCGCAACCTCGCATCTGTGTCTGCTGCTCGGAATGTACGTGAGATGCTGGTGAATTGGCCGACACCAAAACATAGTGACGACAAGACTATCGCCTGCCTTTTTTGTGAGGAGGTGACTGATGAGTAA
- a CDS encoding Card1-like endonuclease domain-containing protein, translating to MKKYLMTWYGMTDFRASLGLEQTTGPVLGALLAEDYTDVVILGFTHPDKTEKRADEFQQKTADIEGSDPAAARPFLDLFSNTAEAHNHFNQWLEKQLRDAGKKVDVSFHPVGLKHLNDTEGIYEAATQSLNTVAALEGEKLVTLYLSPGTPVMAFVWAFAALRHPTLKKRLIASSQPGRPPERIVLPSEWLEWHGRQVRTTDADSDQYDAIFHLFGEQRMPNLLGVIQFSSRKHIFVNSAQFPADVMKQFLGGAGYGEVAVDPYDPENVRSTILDLIAKMPADAKVGFNLTGGTKLMYAGALAACRKVNATPFYFNSRNNQVVYLNDFKTVETKLIPSVETFIQLNGNNLFISKAGHWADIPGIESSDRKSLTNELWQARSKISRLYRELSRYNDSFQPFELHNGDIYAKLSKDKSAKISVGPKHFEFKEWPDFAKYLSGGWFEEYTFMKLQPLVDSGLIKDMRISLEVSFKEDDADKSSSSFSAQLSNLFGDTYQELDITFTDGRRLYVIECKAGNVNSEHVMKLQNIVRYFGGIEGRAVLASCFYPKNKVVRKKIDDSKNLQSVSRNSLFRQLEEMIQPGGRHR from the coding sequence ATGAAGAAATATTTAATGACATGGTACGGAATGACTGATTTCAGGGCCTCACTCGGACTTGAACAGACAACCGGCCCCGTTCTGGGAGCTTTGCTTGCGGAAGATTACACCGACGTGGTCATCCTTGGTTTTACGCACCCGGATAAAACCGAGAAAAGAGCTGATGAATTTCAGCAAAAAACAGCAGATATCGAAGGTTCTGATCCTGCAGCCGCGAGACCGTTTCTTGATTTGTTTTCAAATACAGCGGAGGCGCACAATCATTTTAATCAGTGGCTTGAAAAGCAACTTCGAGATGCCGGTAAAAAGGTTGATGTGAGTTTTCACCCTGTGGGCCTGAAGCATCTCAATGATACCGAAGGTATATACGAAGCAGCGACTCAGTCCCTGAATACGGTTGCGGCATTGGAAGGTGAAAAGCTCGTTACACTCTACCTGAGTCCTGGAACTCCGGTTATGGCTTTCGTCTGGGCTTTTGCGGCCCTGAGGCACCCGACCCTGAAGAAGCGCCTTATCGCATCTTCTCAGCCCGGAAGACCTCCGGAAAGAATCGTCCTACCGAGCGAATGGCTGGAATGGCACGGAAGACAGGTTCGAACAACGGATGCTGATTCTGATCAGTATGATGCCATTTTTCACCTGTTCGGCGAACAGCGGATGCCGAACTTGCTTGGCGTGATCCAGTTTTCAAGCAGGAAGCACATCTTCGTAAATTCAGCACAGTTCCCTGCCGATGTCATGAAACAGTTTCTTGGAGGAGCTGGATACGGTGAAGTCGCCGTGGACCCGTATGATCCTGAAAATGTCCGTTCCACAATTCTGGATCTGATCGCGAAAATGCCTGCCGATGCAAAGGTCGGCTTCAACCTAACGGGCGGAACAAAGTTGATGTATGCAGGGGCTCTTGCTGCCTGTCGCAAGGTGAATGCAACGCCATTCTATTTCAACAGCCGTAACAATCAGGTGGTTTATCTCAATGACTTTAAGACCGTTGAAACAAAGCTGATTCCATCGGTAGAAACCTTTATCCAGCTCAACGGCAATAATCTGTTTATCTCGAAAGCTGGCCATTGGGCTGATATCCCCGGCATTGAATCTTCTGACCGGAAAAGTCTGACCAATGAGCTCTGGCAGGCGCGTTCTAAAATCTCAAGGCTCTATAGAGAGCTGTCCCGTTACAACGACAGCTTTCAGCCGTTTGAACTGCACAATGGGGATATCTACGCAAAGCTCTCCAAGGATAAAAGTGCGAAGATAAGTGTCGGTCCTAAACACTTTGAGTTCAAGGAGTGGCCGGATTTTGCCAAATACCTCTCTGGCGGATGGTTTGAAGAATACACCTTCATGAAACTTCAGCCCCTTGTTGATTCCGGTTTGATCAAGGATATGCGCATCAGTCTTGAAGTCTCATTCAAAGAGGATGATGCCGACAAGAGTTCATCAAGCTTTAGCGCACAACTGAGCAACTTGTTTGGGGATACTTATCAGGAGCTTGATATTACCTTCACGGATGGACGACGTCTCTATGTCATCGAGTGCAAAGCTGGCAATGTGAACAGCGAGCATGTCATGAAGCTCCAGAATATTGTCCGTTATTTTGGCGGAATTGAAGGCAGAGCTGTTTTAGCTTCATGTTTCTACCCGAAAAACAAAGTCGTAAGAAAGAAAATCGACGACTCGAAAAACCTCCAGTCCGTATCGAGGAACAGCCTGTTCAGGCAGCTGGAAGAAATGATTCAACCCGGAGGGCGTCATCGATGA
- a CDS encoding FtsK/SpoIIIE domain-containing protein, with product MSNFEKSIATLVKVITDYHDGLAMIDREFDQACEKVNHSISNIGGTPVKHSNDEFSKERSLRQQARQIEKQIAKSNDKITKLDQAIITVNKEIQSTTQKKADFEQQIENRWLIEKIYYFFAEDNARQQCDRLQGVLYKQSADRSELEKTKLDFKNNRQSALSEKESLQKRLDSIRQQLSALRKSSAELEKRRQSRRKNLQTGLPANWRKATQEIEFASKQTLQQQPPFENIKETDAGIVSQIPNALILGRQMASFNDLSCSVPHEVPFPFERSLILPEENQAQRRLAHHLLLRLTQSIPPGKLELMLVDPLKQGDSFAPFLPLLQVEQLMPQQRVLTRADEIEALLGSMADEVEEMIQNRFKGRISDWMGFNAANQDNALPYRVLLLFDVPEQLSDKSSWYLERLIENGPRCGILPIVAVDTARIEDRRHEKLRETFSLSTQRVDTLLRVNSENTVGLSFSYHPERWPQQDALDSFLVKLAEHHAEAGRFSKSLSDLWVNYQKGATTVDGLNIPIGWTPSGDAVPLRLGASDSEHHALLAGKTGSGKSNLLHVMIHSLCEKYAPHEIDLYLLDYKESTEFTVYAKPELPHAKLVATESDPEYGVTVLQHLVEELEHRASLFKSSGVRDFPEYRNSRNCKLSRILLVIDEFQILFTESRQVADAAEKLLSQLLKQGRSFGIHILLATQTLKGINALSISSLISQLGCRIALACGQEDSAMILSGNNWAASELRSPPEGIINNSNGAKSGNVKIRIPLVEREFCLAHLKRLSQRATKRGIESKAHIFNGAHLPLRPSLNNYQHICGQSDSILLGEQLNFAADFISVPLTNRQAFNILFCGYHDQLHDGLLASLLASLSRVSSNFDEVVYFNGRGVEPADAFGEISSSRGSTFRRFDDLGEMPLESIAESIGTRRTALIIDGLDAEKALHPVQSFRAPKPGEPPTPASLLKQIAEEGSRKGTFVFAFMDNWRRCSSSCKDLLNLFELRVAFCMNEDDAGQLVSGSIGKFKGIEKPNRAVFVNRMTNEISWFRPYINGESL from the coding sequence ATGAGTAACTTTGAAAAGTCCATCGCTACGCTTGTCAAGGTCATCACGGATTATCATGATGGACTTGCTATGATTGACCGCGAGTTTGATCAAGCTTGCGAAAAGGTTAATCATTCAATATCTAACATTGGCGGAACACCCGTCAAACACTCCAATGACGAATTTTCCAAAGAACGAAGCCTCAGGCAACAGGCGCGTCAAATCGAAAAACAAATTGCAAAAAGTAATGACAAAATTACCAAACTCGACCAAGCAATCATTACGGTAAACAAAGAAATACAGTCTACCACCCAGAAGAAAGCTGACTTTGAGCAACAAATTGAAAACCGCTGGCTCATTGAAAAAATCTATTATTTTTTTGCTGAAGATAACGCAAGGCAGCAATGCGATCGTTTGCAAGGTGTTCTATACAAACAATCAGCGGATCGTTCCGAACTAGAAAAGACAAAACTGGATTTTAAAAACAACCGACAATCGGCATTATCAGAAAAGGAATCTTTGCAAAAGCGGCTTGATAGCATCCGGCAGCAACTTTCCGCATTGAGAAAATCCTCCGCAGAACTGGAAAAACGAAGGCAATCACGCAGAAAGAATCTCCAAACTGGGTTGCCTGCGAATTGGCGTAAAGCAACTCAAGAAATAGAGTTTGCTTCGAAGCAAACGCTTCAACAACAACCTCCCTTCGAAAACATTAAAGAGACTGATGCTGGCATCGTTTCGCAAATCCCCAACGCTCTTATTCTTGGTCGTCAGATGGCATCGTTCAATGATTTGTCTTGTTCGGTTCCTCATGAAGTTCCGTTCCCCTTTGAGCGATCTTTAATTCTACCAGAAGAGAATCAAGCTCAACGGCGTTTGGCTCATCATCTCTTGTTGCGGCTGACACAATCTATCCCACCCGGAAAACTTGAACTCATGCTTGTTGACCCACTGAAACAAGGCGATTCATTTGCTCCATTTCTGCCACTGTTGCAAGTTGAGCAATTGATGCCGCAACAACGTGTGCTGACACGAGCTGATGAAATTGAGGCTCTTCTCGGTAGTATGGCGGATGAAGTAGAGGAAATGATTCAAAATAGATTCAAGGGAAGAATATCTGACTGGATGGGGTTTAATGCTGCAAACCAAGACAATGCTTTGCCATACAGAGTATTGCTTCTTTTCGATGTCCCAGAACAGCTATCAGACAAGAGTTCGTGGTATCTGGAACGTTTGATTGAAAATGGACCGCGATGTGGGATACTGCCAATTGTTGCAGTTGATACAGCACGCATTGAGGATAGAAGGCACGAAAAACTGCGTGAAACATTTAGCCTTTCCACTCAGAGAGTCGACACGTTGTTGCGCGTCAATTCCGAGAATACAGTCGGGTTGTCATTTTCTTATCACCCAGAGCGATGGCCGCAACAAGATGCTTTGGATTCTTTTTTGGTCAAACTTGCCGAACACCATGCTGAAGCTGGTCGCTTCAGCAAATCTTTATCCGATCTTTGGGTTAACTACCAGAAAGGCGCAACTACCGTTGACGGGCTGAATATCCCAATAGGATGGACGCCATCCGGTGATGCCGTCCCATTGAGATTAGGCGCATCAGACTCTGAACATCATGCACTTTTGGCGGGAAAAACCGGTTCTGGGAAGTCCAACCTTTTGCATGTAATGATTCATTCGCTATGTGAAAAATACGCGCCGCATGAAATTGACCTTTACTTATTAGATTATAAGGAATCCACCGAGTTTACGGTATATGCCAAACCAGAACTTCCACATGCCAAACTGGTTGCCACAGAAAGCGACCCTGAATATGGGGTGACTGTATTACAGCATCTTGTGGAAGAATTAGAGCATCGGGCAAGTCTCTTCAAGTCGTCAGGTGTGCGCGATTTTCCGGAGTATAGAAATTCCCGAAATTGTAAGTTATCACGTATTCTATTGGTAATTGATGAGTTTCAAATTCTGTTTACAGAAAGCAGGCAAGTAGCAGATGCCGCCGAGAAACTGCTTTCGCAACTCCTGAAACAGGGGCGGTCTTTTGGTATTCATATTCTCTTGGCTACGCAAACACTAAAAGGGATCAACGCCTTGTCGATAAGCTCTCTGATTTCGCAGTTGGGGTGTCGTATTGCGCTGGCATGTGGACAAGAAGACTCTGCTATGATCCTTAGCGGGAATAACTGGGCGGCATCTGAACTTAGGAGTCCGCCAGAAGGAATTATCAATAATTCCAATGGTGCGAAATCGGGCAATGTGAAAATTCGAATTCCACTGGTAGAACGAGAGTTTTGTCTTGCTCATCTCAAGAGATTATCACAACGAGCAACAAAACGTGGAATTGAGAGCAAAGCCCATATTTTCAACGGCGCACATCTCCCGCTACGTCCATCACTAAATAATTACCAGCATATCTGCGGACAGTCTGACTCAATTCTTTTGGGTGAACAACTCAATTTCGCAGCCGACTTTATTTCTGTTCCGCTGACCAATCGCCAAGCATTCAATATTCTTTTTTGCGGTTACCATGATCAACTTCACGATGGGTTGTTAGCATCTCTACTCGCAAGTTTATCGAGAGTGTCTAGTAATTTTGACGAAGTTGTTTACTTTAACGGTCGTGGTGTTGAACCTGCTGATGCCTTTGGTGAAATATCATCCAGCCGTGGTAGTACTTTTAGGCGGTTTGATGATCTCGGCGAAATGCCGCTCGAAAGTATCGCTGAATCAATTGGAACTCGGCGCACGGCATTGATTATTGATGGTTTAGATGCAGAGAAGGCATTGCATCCCGTTCAATCATTTAGAGCACCTAAGCCCGGAGAACCTCCAACACCGGCATCATTACTAAAGCAAATTGCCGAAGAAGGTTCGCGCAAGGGAACCTTTGTCTTTGCGTTTATGGATAACTGGCGACGATGTTCCAGTTCATGCAAGGATTTGCTGAATTTATTTGAACTGCGCGTAGCATTTTGCATGAACGAAGATGATGCGGGACAATTGGTAAGCGGGAGCATTGGAAAATTCAAGGGTATCGAAAAACCAAACCGTGCCGTATTTGTCAATCGCATGACAAATGAAATTAGTTGGTTCCGTCCATACATAAATGGGGAAAGTTTATGA
- a CDS encoding WXG100 family type VII secretion target, whose amino-acid sequence MAQAIGDPEELERFAYSLQQFIDSLNDATANLNGAFSALGDSWQDEKRGQFEEEYNTLLQQLRQFDENASEQIPYLKALASRLRDYLQS is encoded by the coding sequence ATGGCACAAGCAATTGGCGACCCTGAAGAACTGGAGCGTTTCGCATATTCATTGCAGCAGTTTATTGACTCGCTCAATGATGCGACGGCAAATCTCAATGGTGCATTCTCTGCATTGGGTGATTCCTGGCAGGATGAGAAGCGGGGACAATTTGAAGAAGAGTACAACACGCTTTTACAGCAACTGCGGCAGTTTGATGAGAACGCTTCTGAGCAAATCCCGTATCTAAAGGCGCTGGCTTCCCGCTTGCGTGATTATTTACAATCGTAG